A single window of Magnetococcus marinus MC-1 DNA harbors:
- a CDS encoding site-specific DNA-methyltransferase: MNEIPAMAERIELWPTDRLLPYAGNARTHSDEQVAKVAASMVEFGFTNPILVDGKDGIIAGHCRLSAAQRIGLAQVPVVVLDHLSDAQRRAYILADNRLALDGGWDESILAAELARLQEDEFNLSLVGFTDEEMRDLLDGFADDMDGDGSGTAAGADEVVPEPPANPVSKTGDLWILGEHRLLCGSSLNPEDVIRLMNGERAILFATDPPYLVDYDGTNHPGSKESRKRESLNKDWSDSYGVTWDDSSQGPELYEGFIRAAIDHAIEPNAAWYCWHASKRQAMLEAVWEKMGAFQHQQIIWNKEKGVLTRSKYLWKHEPCLMGWIKGNMPPKINGAEFLSTVWDIRGLSGEERPDHPTPKPLDCFAIPMRQHVERGGLCYEPFSGSGSQIMAGEMTGRRVHAMEISPVYVDVAVKRFIQATGKIVYLDGSGGKSFEDVALERGIDLEAEPPG, encoded by the coding sequence ATGAATGAGATCCCTGCCATGGCCGAACGGATTGAACTGTGGCCAACGGATCGGCTGTTGCCCTATGCGGGCAACGCCCGTACCCACAGTGATGAGCAGGTCGCCAAGGTGGCGGCCAGCATGGTGGAGTTTGGCTTTACCAACCCCATCCTGGTGGACGGTAAGGATGGCATCATTGCCGGTCACTGCCGTCTCTCTGCCGCCCAGCGCATTGGCCTAGCACAGGTGCCAGTTGTGGTGTTGGATCATCTCTCTGATGCTCAGCGCCGTGCCTATATCCTGGCGGACAATAGGCTGGCGCTGGATGGTGGCTGGGATGAGTCGATCCTGGCGGCAGAGCTTGCTCGGCTTCAGGAGGATGAATTCAATCTCTCCCTGGTGGGATTCACCGATGAAGAGATGCGGGACCTGCTGGACGGCTTTGCAGATGATATGGATGGTGATGGCAGTGGGACTGCTGCGGGGGCCGATGAGGTAGTTCCTGAGCCTCCAGCCAACCCGGTTTCCAAAACCGGGGATCTGTGGATCCTTGGGGAGCATCGCCTCCTATGCGGTAGCAGCCTCAATCCCGAGGATGTGATTCGGTTGATGAACGGTGAGCGGGCCATCCTCTTCGCCACGGATCCTCCCTATCTGGTGGATTACGATGGTACCAATCATCCCGGTTCCAAAGAGAGCCGTAAGCGGGAATCCCTCAATAAGGACTGGTCGGATAGCTACGGCGTGACTTGGGATGACTCCTCCCAAGGGCCTGAGCTCTATGAGGGGTTTATCCGCGCCGCCATCGACCACGCCATTGAGCCCAACGCGGCTTGGTACTGCTGGCATGCATCTAAACGGCAGGCAATGCTGGAAGCGGTATGGGAAAAGATGGGTGCCTTTCAGCACCAGCAGATCATCTGGAACAAGGAGAAAGGTGTCCTCACCCGCTCCAAGTACCTGTGGAAGCACGAGCCCTGCTTGATGGGCTGGATCAAGGGCAACATGCCGCCCAAGATCAACGGCGCCGAGTTCCTTTCCACCGTCTGGGACATTCGTGGGCTCTCCGGTGAGGAGCGACCTGACCATCCCACGCCCAAACCACTGGACTGTTTCGCCATTCCCATGCGTCAGCATGTGGAACGAGGTGGCCTCTGCTATGAGCCCTTCAGCGGCTCCGGCTCTCAGATCATGGCCGGGGAGATGACTGGGCGGAGGGTGCATGCCATGGAGATCTCACCGGTCTATGTGGATGTGGCGGTAAAGCGGTTCATTCAAGCCACGGGGAAGATTGTCTATTTGGATGGTTCCGGCGGGAAAAGTTTTGAGGATGTAGCCTTGGAACGGGGTATTGATCTGGAAGCAGAACCGCCCGGCTGA
- a CDS encoding DUF3489 domain-containing protein produces the protein MINLTHTQQTILKAAAQRPDGSINPLPERIKGGASVKVINALEAKGLIENVSINPPYPNWVLTSAAYQAIGQEPPALPPVENQIIDAMTEETDTPEDLKPGIFSKIAQDHLFIDTLETRNSDSLDFHNVSVWGVQSALEAAFQAGVEAAQRKTPRSRGTRVNSKQATMIEMMKHPQGATLDQITEETGWGSNTIRGAISGTLKKKLGLNVTRAKVDGITTYRITE, from the coding sequence ATGATTAACCTCACTCATACTCAACAGACCATTCTTAAAGCCGCTGCCCAGCGCCCAGACGGGTCGATCAATCCTTTACCAGAACGGATCAAAGGGGGCGCATCGGTAAAGGTGATCAACGCCTTGGAAGCCAAAGGCTTGATCGAGAACGTAAGCATCAACCCACCCTACCCCAACTGGGTTCTTACCAGCGCTGCATACCAGGCTATTGGCCAGGAGCCTCCTGCTCTACCTCCCGTCGAGAACCAGATCATCGACGCCATGACTGAGGAAACAGATACCCCGGAAGATCTCAAGCCTGGAATCTTCAGCAAGATCGCCCAGGATCACCTTTTTATTGACACGCTCGAGACCAGAAACTCTGACAGCCTCGACTTCCATAACGTCAGCGTCTGGGGCGTCCAGAGCGCTTTGGAAGCCGCCTTCCAGGCTGGGGTTGAAGCAGCACAACGCAAAACGCCCCGATCTAGAGGAACCAGGGTGAATTCCAAACAGGCCACCATGATCGAGATGATGAAGCACCCCCAAGGAGCTACCTTGGATCAAATCACTGAAGAGACTGGATGGGGTTCCAACACAATTAGGGGCGCGATCTCCGGCACTCTGAAGAAAAAGCTGGGGCTCAACGTCACCCGCGCAAAGGTCGATGGAATCACCACCTACCGCATCACGGAATAA